The Pseudosulfitobacter pseudonitzschiae genome includes a region encoding these proteins:
- a CDS encoding LysR family transcriptional regulator produces MDRPDLPLNALRVFEVATRQGSFTKAAIELRVTQAAVSHQIARLEDLLGVTLFLRTSQGLLPTDEGRLLFPVLEHGFDAMARALDGLGGRRNIEVLKVGVNTTFALGWLMPRLAAFRQAHPEIEIRISTNNNRVEILREGLDMAIRFGTGGWSGHEAIGLMDTPLSPLCAPELATRLLHPADLGQMTLLRSYRSAEWPGWFEAAGTSCPPVSGPVLDSSIALAELAASGAGAALLPVSMFDHYITQGRLVQPFGITVSAGRYYLAWPSDRPITRAMSTFSRWLSGQSPEETGPYSA; encoded by the coding sequence ATGGATCGACCCGATCTGCCGCTGAACGCCCTGCGGGTGTTCGAAGTCGCCACGCGACAAGGCAGCTTCACCAAGGCTGCGATCGAACTGCGCGTCACGCAAGCTGCGGTCAGCCACCAAATCGCGCGGCTGGAGGATCTGCTTGGCGTTACACTGTTCTTGCGGACCTCACAGGGTTTGCTACCGACCGACGAAGGTCGGCTGCTCTTTCCCGTCTTGGAACATGGTTTCGATGCTATGGCGCGCGCTCTCGATGGCCTCGGGGGGCGGCGCAACATCGAAGTACTGAAGGTCGGCGTAAACACGACGTTTGCGCTTGGCTGGCTGATGCCGCGGTTGGCGGCGTTTCGGCAGGCCCACCCCGAGATCGAAATCAGGATTTCGACCAATAACAACCGCGTCGAGATTCTTCGCGAAGGATTGGACATGGCGATCCGTTTTGGCACCGGCGGCTGGTCGGGTCATGAAGCGATCGGTCTGATGGATACCCCGCTATCGCCTCTCTGCGCACCGGAGTTGGCAACGCGACTGCTCCATCCGGCAGACCTTGGGCAGATGACGCTACTCCGAAGTTATCGCAGCGCAGAGTGGCCTGGCTGGTTCGAGGCCGCAGGTACGTCCTGTCCTCCGGTTTCAGGGCCGGTGTTGGACAGCTCGATCGCACTCGCGGAATTGGCGGCCTCTGGCGCTGGAGCGGCACTCCTGCCTGTCTCGATGTTCGATCACTATATCACGCAGGGTCGATTGGTTCAGCCCTTCGGGATCACTGTGTCAGCGGGGCGCTACTATCTTGCTTGGCCATCCGATCGTCCGATCACTCGGGCGATGAGCACATTTTCAAGGTGGCTCTCAGGACAAAGTCCCGAAGAAACGGGTCCGTATTCTGCCTAA
- the bla gene encoding class A beta-lactamase, which yields MQSFKPKYTLPIKSPDAALPGVTCRKIKEHCMQIRPSTLSRVVTGIALGLSIATTSFGQTPIETLEQTVDQIETKLDGRIGISLIDTGSGFTWSHRQDERFLMNSTVKVPLCGAVLARVDAGTLSLSEQLPVVQADIQSYAPVTEQRVGQSMNIAELCMAAIDMSDNTAANLLIDHLGGPQAITQFFRSTGDIESRLDRREPELNTFAPGDPRDTTTPVASTDTLYALLLGDVLSDRSRKQLADWMSHGGVTGQLLRAKAPAEWQIYDKSGSGSHNRNLVAMVTPESRAPWIVTIFLSDMDEDFETRNAALQDISRAVIAVIGQ from the coding sequence ATGCAGTCATTCAAGCCGAAATATACACTTCCCATCAAATCACCTGATGCCGCCCTTCCCGGTGTCACGTGCCGCAAAATAAAGGAACACTGCATGCAGATTCGCCCCTCTACCTTGTCGCGAGTAGTGACAGGGATCGCACTTGGCTTGTCCATTGCCACCACAAGCTTCGGACAAACACCTATCGAGACGCTTGAACAAACCGTCGACCAGATCGAAACCAAACTGGATGGACGGATCGGTATTTCACTGATTGACACCGGTTCGGGTTTTACTTGGTCACACAGGCAGGACGAACGATTTTTGATGAACAGCACAGTGAAAGTGCCTCTTTGCGGTGCAGTGCTGGCGCGGGTTGATGCGGGTACACTGTCGCTGTCTGAACAACTTCCCGTAGTGCAGGCTGACATACAATCCTATGCGCCTGTCACTGAACAACGTGTTGGCCAGAGCATGAATATTGCGGAGCTTTGCATGGCTGCAATCGACATGAGCGACAATACGGCCGCCAACCTGCTTATCGATCACTTGGGCGGCCCGCAGGCCATTACCCAATTCTTCCGCAGCACAGGGGACATTGAAAGCAGGCTTGACCGGCGCGAACCAGAGTTGAACACATTTGCGCCGGGTGACCCGCGTGACACCACGACGCCGGTTGCCAGCACAGATACACTGTACGCGCTGCTGCTGGGCGACGTACTATCAGACAGGTCACGCAAACAGTTGGCGGATTGGATGAGTCACGGCGGAGTGACGGGCCAATTGCTGCGGGCCAAGGCACCAGCGGAATGGCAGATCTATGATAAGTCCGGCAGCGGCAGCCACAATCGCAACCTGGTTGCAATGGTGACCCCTGAAAGCCGCGCGCCGTGGATCGTCACCATCTTCCTCTCGGACATGGACGAGGATTTCGAGACGCGCAACGCCGCCTTGCAAGACATCAGTCGCGCCGTAATAGCCGTAATTGGACAGTGA
- a CDS encoding GNAT family N-acetyltransferase, which yields MQQVRLQTERLVFRKPDASDLTPYTSYCQSDRTRFVGGPFDGVQAFEKLAAMIGHWELRGFGRLVVVHRTTGRALGHVGAMQLSTDELPELTWTLWAGEDEGKGYATEACEAYRDHARNELGVSTVIARIMQDNLPSRRLAERLGGVLNVNAQPPKWMANAVTYDFAI from the coding sequence ATGCAACAGGTCCGTCTTCAAACCGAACGCCTTGTTTTTCGCAAGCCCGATGCTTCGGATCTCACTCCCTATACTTCGTATTGCCAGAGTGATCGTACCCGGTTCGTCGGAGGCCCATTTGACGGCGTTCAGGCGTTTGAGAAGCTCGCTGCCATGATCGGGCACTGGGAACTCCGGGGCTTTGGTCGCCTTGTTGTTGTTCATCGCACAACGGGTCGGGCGCTAGGCCATGTCGGCGCCATGCAACTGAGCACAGACGAATTACCTGAGCTTACTTGGACGCTTTGGGCGGGCGAAGACGAGGGCAAAGGCTATGCCACAGAAGCTTGTGAAGCATACCGGGATCATGCTCGAAATGAGCTTGGTGTATCAACTGTGATCGCACGCATCATGCAGGACAATCTTCCTTCAAGGAGATTGGCCGAGCGACTGGGGGGCGTTCTGAACGTGAATGCACAGCCTCCCAAATGGATGGCAAATGCAGTCACCTATGATTTCGCGATTTAA
- a CDS encoding DUF4180 domain-containing protein, with translation MPVNRFAPGFFELGNKQAGHCFQKMQNYQVRLVIFGDISAHVSLSKAGADFVGKINRIWLTIRPFFQAERSARMAGKFGVSMTDPPILHALPQLQPDVGKAPYQGDAAPPQGSSETHSRHSNVMQRW, from the coding sequence GTGCCCGTGAACCGTTTCGCGCCGGGCTTTTTCGAACTGGGTAATAAGCAGGCTGGGCACTGCTTTCAGAAAATGCAGAACTACCAGGTACGCTTGGTGATCTTCGGTGACATTTCCGCTCATGTTTCGCTCAGCAAAGCAGGCGCTGATTTTGTGGGGAAAATCAATCGGATCTGGCTGACGATACGCCCCTTTTTCCAAGCAGAGCGAAGCGCGCGAATGGCAGGTAAGTTTGGTGTTTCCATGACTGATCCTCCGATCCTCCACGCCCTCCCACAACTACAACCCGACGTTGGCAAGGCACCTTATCAGGGGGATGCTGCACCGCCGCAAGGCAGCAGTGAGACCCACAGCCGTCACTCAAATGTCATGCAGAGATGGTAG
- a CDS encoding DUF1801 domain-containing protein, producing the protein MEHTALWKVFDGWIFSMYCYKRYVQLTFMRGTSLSPIPPTSSKTEGARYLNIHEGCKLDEDQIEEWIRQASRLPGVTL; encoded by the coding sequence ATGGAACATACCGCTTTATGGAAAGTTTTCGACGGCTGGATCTTCTCGATGTATTGCTACAAGCGCTATGTTCAGCTGACGTTCATGCGGGGGACATCCCTGTCACCCATCCCGCCAACAAGCTCCAAAACGGAAGGGGCGCGCTATCTGAACATCCACGAAGGGTGCAAGCTGGACGAGGATCAAATAGAGGAGTGGATAAGACAGGCCAGCCGACTTCCGGGCGTGACGCTTTAG
- a CDS encoding SRPBCC family protein, which translates to MTETAKQTRSVVKERELAHPPDKVWRALTEKHLIEDWLMQNDFRPTVGHSFELEAEWGKVTCEVVAVEPHKTLAYTWQAHGLESVVTWTLSKSETGTRLRMEQTGFGKEQEQAYRGATAGWNRFLDRLETVVAELD; encoded by the coding sequence ATGACCGAAACCGCTAAGCAAACCCGCTCGGTTGTGAAGGAACGCGAGCTGGCCCATCCGCCCGACAAAGTGTGGCGGGCGCTGACCGAAAAACACCTCATCGAGGATTGGCTGATGCAAAACGATTTCAGACCAACGGTCGGCCACAGCTTCGAGCTGGAAGCTGAGTGGGGCAAGGTCACTTGTGAGGTGGTGGCCGTCGAGCCGCACAAGACACTGGCTTACACCTGGCAGGCGCATGGACTTGAAAGCGTGGTGACCTGGACCCTGAGCAAGAGCGAAACCGGCACGCGCCTTCGGATGGAACAGACCGGATTTGGCAAGGAGCAAGAGCAAGCCTATCGCGGCGCGACGGCAGGCTGGAATCGTTTTCTGGATCGCCTCGAAACAGTCGTCGCAGAACTGGACTGA
- a CDS encoding ArsR/SmtB family transcription factor has protein sequence MNQQTHDILFRSLSDPTRRAIFERLCSEGEQTVGELTGHAGISQPAVSKHLGILKEAGLVGGRHQGRQTHYSAQRAALAPLIDWTRRMGGFWDKKLDDLENLLGRMDQ, from the coding sequence TTGAACCAACAAACCCATGACATACTATTCAGATCGCTCTCTGACCCAACCCGCCGCGCCATTTTCGAGCGACTGTGCAGCGAAGGTGAACAGACCGTGGGGGAGCTGACTGGTCACGCAGGGATTTCTCAGCCTGCAGTTTCAAAACACCTTGGCATCTTGAAAGAGGCCGGTTTGGTGGGCGGTCGCCACCAAGGGCGTCAGACACATTATTCGGCTCAAAGGGCCGCACTTGCGCCGCTGATCGACTGGACCCGCCGCATGGGCGGATTCTGGGACAAGAAGCTCGATGATCTCGAAAATCTACTCGGAAGGATGGACCAATGA
- a CDS encoding DMT family transporter has product MPLIDATAIGMSYGVVAIFLGTDVLKKSVSGRYRFAVVVSLIGVGIIMFSKGAFQSGVSVRPALIALASAVLFALEGLLISILGRSERAFTVMIHVTFFGFCLMLFPALIEWQPVSLKTTTLCLLLGPMGVVGQYCTIRGYRSAPLSIVAPVDYSWLLFSAILGILVFNEVPDTTAWVGCFGIMLGGVLLARLGSKR; this is encoded by the coding sequence ATGCCTCTGATCGACGCAACGGCAATCGGGATGAGCTACGGCGTAGTTGCCATCTTCCTGGGAACAGATGTCTTGAAAAAATCTGTCAGCGGCAGGTACAGGTTTGCCGTGGTGGTGTCGCTGATTGGCGTCGGAATCATCATGTTCAGTAAAGGTGCATTTCAAAGCGGCGTTTCGGTTAGGCCTGCGCTGATTGCCTTAGCAAGCGCTGTCCTTTTCGCTCTCGAAGGGCTTTTGATAAGCATTCTGGGCCGCTCCGAGCGAGCGTTCACAGTTATGATACATGTGACGTTTTTCGGCTTTTGCCTGATGTTATTCCCAGCCTTGATCGAGTGGCAGCCCGTCAGCCTGAAAACTACAACTCTGTGTCTGCTCCTTGGTCCGATGGGCGTTGTTGGCCAATATTGTACCATTCGCGGCTATCGCTCTGCCCCGCTATCGATCGTCGCACCCGTTGATTATTCTTGGCTTCTGTTCTCGGCCATCTTGGGCATTCTAGTTTTCAATGAGGTTCCTGACACGACGGCATGGGTCGGATGCTTTGGCATCATGCTTGGAGGCGTCCTATTGGCACGCCTTGGCAGCAAGCGATAA
- the msrQ gene encoding protein-methionine-sulfoxide reductase heme-binding subunit MsrQ gives MAAMVNQINGAARRIPTWVVYIVLLLPVPFLVYQGFTGGLGRDPVKGLEHELGQWALKLIIAGLAITPLRRFAGVNLIRFRRAVGLATFSYVCLHFAVWLFLDVQIWSQIWADIVKRPYVTIGFAAFVAMIPLALTSNNWSIRKLGPAWRKLHKLTYLAAVLGGVHYIWLVKGIQIEPLVYMSIIVGLLALRLRWPKRVTA, from the coding sequence ATGGCAGCGATGGTGAATCAGATCAATGGCGCGGCGCGGCGCATCCCCACATGGGTCGTATATATAGTGTTGCTGCTGCCGGTGCCGTTTTTGGTGTATCAGGGCTTTACCGGTGGTCTGGGGCGCGACCCGGTCAAGGGGCTGGAGCATGAGTTGGGTCAATGGGCGCTAAAGTTGATCATTGCGGGGCTGGCAATCACGCCGCTGCGCCGCTTTGCCGGGGTGAACCTGATCCGCTTTCGCCGCGCAGTGGGATTGGCAACCTTTTCCTATGTCTGCCTGCACTTCGCCGTCTGGCTATTTCTCGACGTGCAAATCTGGAGCCAGATTTGGGCTGACATTGTCAAACGTCCCTATGTGACGATCGGCTTTGCCGCGTTTGTGGCGATGATCCCGCTGGCGCTTACCTCTAACAACTGGTCGATCCGTAAACTGGGACCGGCATGGCGTAAGCTGCACAAGCTCACCTATCTGGCGGCTGTATTGGGGGGCGTGCATTACATCTGGCTTGTCAAAGGCATCCAGATCGAACCGCTGGTCTATATGTCAATCATTGTGGGGCTGTTGGCGTTGCGCCTGCGCTGGCCCAAACGGGTGACGGCCTAG
- the msrP gene encoding protein-methionine-sulfoxide reductase catalytic subunit MsrP, which produces MAYRWTNTLTERDVTPEAAFLNRRQLIAGAVGLGLVGMAGGARAQDALEPNAWEDITQYNNYYEFGTAKEDPAKYASALTTHPWTVKIDGMVDKPADYAMEDILKSMTIEERIYRFRCVEAWSMVVPWNGFELADLLNMAGVQSGAKYVAFETALRPDEMPGVRYPVLDWPYVEGLRLDEAMHPLTIMATGIYGKDIPNQNGAPMRLVVPWKYGFKSIKSIVRITLTDQEPPTSWNKANAREYGFYSNVNPEVSHPRWSQASERPLGGGLFARRVPTLMFNGYGEEVASLYEGMDLKANF; this is translated from the coding sequence ATGGCCTATCGCTGGACAAACACACTGACCGAACGGGACGTGACCCCCGAAGCTGCATTCCTGAACCGGCGGCAGCTGATCGCCGGGGCGGTGGGCCTTGGGTTGGTGGGCATGGCAGGCGGCGCGCGGGCGCAGGACGCGCTTGAGCCGAATGCATGGGAAGATATCACCCAATACAATAACTATTATGAATTCGGCACAGCCAAAGAAGACCCTGCAAAATATGCCAGTGCGCTGACCACGCACCCCTGGACCGTGAAAATTGATGGCATGGTGGACAAGCCTGCGGACTACGCAATGGAAGATATTCTGAAATCCATGACCATCGAAGAGCGCATCTACCGGTTTCGCTGCGTCGAGGCGTGGTCGATGGTGGTGCCATGGAACGGGTTCGAACTGGCTGATTTGCTGAATATGGCGGGTGTGCAGTCGGGCGCGAAATACGTGGCCTTTGAAACCGCGCTGCGTCCTGACGAGATGCCGGGTGTGCGCTATCCCGTGCTCGACTGGCCCTATGTCGAGGGGTTGCGTCTGGACGAGGCAATGCACCCGCTGACGATCATGGCGACAGGTATCTATGGTAAGGATATTCCCAACCAGAACGGCGCGCCTATGCGTTTGGTGGTGCCGTGGAAGTATGGTTTTAAGTCGATCAAGTCGATCGTGCGTATTACCTTGACCGATCAGGAACCGCCGACCAGTTGGAACAAGGCAAATGCGCGTGAATACGGTTTTTACAGCAACGTAAACCCCGAGGTCAGTCACCCGCGCTGGTCGCAAGCCAGCGAGCGACCTCTGGGCGGTGGCCTGTTTGCCCGTCGCGTCCCGACGCTGATGTTCAACGGCTATGGTGAAGAGGTTGCCAGCCTTTACGAGGGCATGGACCTCAAGGCGAACTTCTGA
- a CDS encoding FMN-binding glutamate synthase family protein: MSTTLTLLEFLSFAFIGLIGAGLLFVVVLFVLDRLQTEDAIRRNYPVIGRFRHIFSTLGEFFRQYFFAMDREELPFNRAQRDWVKRTGEPHSNTVAFGSTRNLSIVGTPIFVNAAFPPLDDQFASSEPMVIGAGARMPYTARSFFHISGMSYGALSRPAVRALSRGAAKAGIWMNTGEGGLSPFHLEGGCDIVFQIGTAKFGVRNADGSLNEDKLRKIAANASVKMFELKLAQGAKPGKGGILPGAKVTPEIAEIRGLPVGIDAISPNRHVEIDDWDDLLDMIVRLRDITGKPVGIKTVVGDRESFRDFMQTIKKRGEACAPDFITIDGGEGGTGAAPMPLIDLVGMSVRESLPLAADLRNEAGLKDRIRLVASGKLVNPGDVAWALAAGADFITSARGFMFSLGCIQSLKCNKNTCPTGITTHDPRLQKGLVVEDKDERVARYAQEIIHEVEVIAHSVGVAEPRLLRRRHVRIMQGSGQSVPMNEIYPGPRTER; encoded by the coding sequence ATGAGTACGACACTGACGCTGCTGGAGTTCCTTTCTTTTGCGTTCATCGGGCTGATTGGCGCGGGGCTGCTGTTTGTGGTGGTTTTGTTTGTTCTCGATCGCCTGCAGACCGAGGACGCAATCCGACGAAACTATCCGGTGATCGGGCGCTTTCGGCATATCTTTTCGACGTTGGGTGAATTCTTCCGCCAGTATTTTTTCGCGATGGACCGCGAAGAGCTGCCGTTTAACCGCGCACAGCGGGATTGGGTCAAACGCACGGGCGAGCCGCACAGTAATACGGTGGCTTTTGGATCAACTCGAAACCTGTCCATTGTCGGCACGCCGATTTTTGTCAACGCTGCCTTTCCGCCACTGGACGACCAGTTTGCCAGTTCCGAGCCGATGGTGATCGGGGCGGGTGCACGGATGCCCTATACGGCGCGCTCATTTTTCCACATTTCTGGCATGAGTTATGGCGCGCTGTCACGTCCTGCTGTACGCGCGCTTAGTCGCGGTGCGGCCAAAGCGGGCATCTGGATGAACACCGGCGAGGGTGGGCTAAGCCCCTTTCATCTTGAAGGCGGCTGCGATATTGTTTTCCAGATCGGCACGGCCAAGTTCGGTGTACGCAACGCGGATGGTTCGTTAAACGAAGACAAGCTGCGCAAGATTGCCGCGAATGCCTCTGTCAAGATGTTCGAGCTGAAGCTGGCCCAAGGGGCCAAGCCCGGCAAGGGGGGCATTCTGCCCGGTGCCAAGGTTACCCCCGAAATTGCCGAAATTCGCGGCCTGCCCGTTGGTATTGATGCGATTTCGCCCAACCGCCACGTCGAGATTGATGATTGGGACGACCTGTTGGATATGATCGTGCGCTTGCGCGACATCACCGGCAAACCTGTGGGCATCAAAACCGTTGTTGGCGACAGGGAATCTTTCCGCGATTTCATGCAGACGATCAAGAAACGTGGAGAGGCGTGCGCGCCGGATTTCATTACCATCGACGGCGGCGAGGGTGGCACCGGGGCTGCCCCCATGCCGCTGATTGATCTGGTGGGCATGTCGGTGCGGGAATCGCTGCCGCTGGCCGCCGATCTGCGCAACGAGGCCGGATTGAAAGATCGCATCCGTCTGGTCGCCAGTGGCAAGCTGGTCAATCCGGGTGATGTGGCGTGGGCGCTGGCAGCGGGGGCGGATTTCATTACCTCGGCGCGGGGGTTCATGTTCTCGTTGGGCTGCATCCAGTCTCTGAAATGCAACAAGAATACTTGCCCCACAGGCATCACCACGCACGATCCGCGTCTGCAAAAGGGTCTGGTGGTCGAGGATAAGGACGAGCGGGTGGCGCGCTATGCCCAAGAGATCATTCACGAGGTCGAGGTCATCGCACATTCTGTGGGGGTGGCCGAGCCGCGTCTTTTGCGGCGACGGCATGTGCGGATCATGCAGGGCAGCGGCCAGTCTGTGCCAATGAACGAAATCTATCCCGGCCCGCGCACCGAGCGATAG
- a CDS encoding SDR family oxidoreductase produces the protein MTLAVTGATGQLGRLVIADLKAKRGAGEIVALARSPEKAADLGVRVREADYDVPETLAAALDGVDKLLLISGSEIGQRTAQHRAVIDAAKAAGVGHIIYTSLLRADTSPMSLAVEHRETEALIKASGLTYTILRNGWYTENYTGSVAGAVQAGALVGSAGDGRISSAARADYAAAAVAVLTSGDHAGKTYELAGDSAYTLTDLAIEVSAQTGKTVPYQNLPQDEYSKILVSVGLPEGFAAALASFDVDASRGALFHDGKDLSQLIGRDTTPMSKSVSDALV, from the coding sequence ATGACACTTGCAGTAACTGGCGCAACCGGACAGTTGGGCCGTTTGGTCATCGCTGACCTTAAGGCCAAGCGGGGCGCAGGCGAAATCGTCGCTTTGGCGCGCAGCCCGGAAAAGGCGGCTGACCTTGGCGTGAGGGTGCGCGAGGCCGACTATGACGTTCCCGAAACACTGGCTGCCGCACTTGATGGCGTAGACAAGCTGCTGTTGATTTCTGGCAGCGAGATTGGCCAGCGTACCGCCCAGCACCGCGCCGTAATTGATGCGGCCAAGGCGGCTGGCGTCGGGCACATTATTTACACCAGCCTGCTGCGGGCCGATACGTCACCCATGTCGTTGGCCGTAGAGCACCGCGAGACAGAGGCGTTGATCAAAGCATCGGGGCTTACCTACACGATCTTGCGCAATGGTTGGTACACCGAGAATTATACAGGCTCGGTTGCGGGTGCGGTGCAGGCCGGTGCGCTTGTCGGGTCGGCAGGTGACGGACGCATCAGTTCGGCAGCCCGTGCGGATTATGCCGCTGCTGCGGTGGCTGTGCTGACCTCGGGCGATCATGCCGGCAAAACCTATGAGTTGGCAGGCGACAGCGCCTATACACTGACCGATCTGGCCATCGAGGTAAGTGCGCAGACCGGCAAGACGGTTCCCTATCAGAACCTGCCACAGGACGAATACTCCAAGATTTTGGTCTCGGTCGGTCTGCCCGAAGGCTTTGCCGCAGCCTTGGCCAGCTTTGACGTGGATGCATCTCGCGGGGCGTTGTTTCACGATGGAAAGGATCTGTCGCAATTGATTGGGCGAGACACTACGCCGATGTCCAAATCAGTGTCGGACGCGTTGGTATAA
- a CDS encoding winged helix-turn-helix transcriptional regulator, producing the protein MTEHTPALTPEPLSERVRRGDLMAVQCPSRDVLKHVTSRWGVLALMALDDNTLRFSALRQQIGGVSERMLAQTLQALAADGFVDRVSFDVVPPHVEYSLTPLGREVAEKVRGLADWIEVSMPRITEAQQARKKD; encoded by the coding sequence ATGACCGAACACACCCCCGCCCTGACCCCCGAGCCTTTGTCCGAACGCGTAAGGCGCGGCGATCTGATGGCGGTACAATGCCCGTCACGCGATGTACTGAAGCATGTGACCAGCCGCTGGGGCGTTCTGGCATTGATGGCGCTTGACGATAACACCCTACGCTTTAGCGCCCTGCGCCAGCAGATTGGCGGCGTCAGTGAAAGAATGCTGGCCCAGACCCTGCAAGCGCTGGCCGCCGACGGTTTCGTTGATCGCGTGTCCTTTGATGTGGTGCCGCCACATGTGGAATACAGCCTGACCCCGCTGGGCCGCGAAGTGGCCGAAAAGGTGCGCGGGCTAGCTGACTGGATCGAGGTATCAATGCCACGGATCACCGAGGCACAGCAGGCACGCAAAAAGGATTAA
- a CDS encoding L,D-transpeptidase family protein → MKRRILVRALLVLVLIVIAAFSYTKVMARLPWATVPAFVQVEFLADQIIVSKADRILYLLRDGNVMKSYNIAMGARWNDGPKQQEGDERTPEGAYRIDWRNPRSVAHLSLHISYPEIGDRARALQAGYDPGSNIMIHGLPNGWGFIGGLHLLMNWTDGCIAVTNREMREIWAHTPDGTPITIAARWMPLAN, encoded by the coding sequence TTGAAACGTCGTATTTTGGTTCGTGCTTTGTTGGTGCTTGTGCTGATTGTGATCGCGGCGTTCAGCTATACCAAGGTGATGGCTCGACTGCCTTGGGCGACGGTTCCTGCGTTCGTGCAGGTCGAGTTTTTGGCCGATCAGATCATCGTCTCGAAAGCGGACAGGATACTATATCTGCTGCGAGATGGAAACGTGATGAAATCCTACAACATCGCGATGGGTGCGCGTTGGAATGACGGCCCCAAGCAGCAAGAAGGTGACGAGCGGACGCCAGAAGGCGCGTATCGGATTGACTGGCGCAATCCGCGATCAGTTGCGCACCTGAGCCTGCACATCTCCTATCCCGAAATTGGGGATCGCGCGCGTGCGTTGCAGGCTGGTTACGATCCCGGAAGTAATATCATGATCCACGGATTGCCGAACGGATGGGGTTTTATCGGCGGATTACATCTGTTGATGAACTGGACGGATGGCTGCATTGCCGTAACCAACCGCGAAATGCGCGAGATCTGGGCCCATACGCCAGACGGAACACCGATAACCATCGCAGCCCGATGGATGCCGTTGGCGAATTAA